From the Telopea speciosissima isolate NSW1024214 ecotype Mountain lineage chromosome 9, Tspe_v1, whole genome shotgun sequence genome, the window TACTTGCTCTACTACTACTGTATTGGAATCTTATCATCTCTCTcattcactcactcactcactcactcactcactcatcAACTCGATCAGACTCAACTCAAGAAGATGTAATGGTTGCTGGCTTCTTGGTCTGTGACTCTCTAATAGTGTATGTATTATACATATATACTCGATCTGAAGCTCTCTCAATCATATCTATCGATCTCCAACATAACTTAATgtcaaaaacccagaaaacttAATTGCATCAAAGTATCAGTTCTAGTACTACAACATTAATATCTCACACATGAAAGGATATTTATATAGAAAAACCAGGTATATATAGGAGAATCCATATAAGGTTACACCCTTCATGCATGAAAGATCTCCAAGGTTCAAGTTGATGAACAAATCCAATAAGGTCAAattgggatttttcattttcaattgaGTTGCAAGCAAGTAGCAGCAATGCAACAGCCATGTAGTATCATCAATTCATCgttacaaaggaaaaagaataaaaagagaagTATCTCTGTAGAAGAATTAGTAGCAGCCAGCAACATCATCATTAGtcactataaataaataaaaagtagagaagaagactatcaaaagaacccaaatcaaattcaaaactTATCCATTCAacagttcaaatgaaactcaaatcttgACAGTACTGAAAGCTTACCTGTACAGATAGACGGTCAAAAAATAAGCCAACTTATGCAATGGCCTCAATTATCAGCTGTTCAAATGAATGGGTGAGcaaaatcaatatatatagtacttcaaataaaaattaaaataaaaaaccaacaaaattttataattttataacttACATAAGTGAGTTGAACTTTCCGAACTACCTCTACCCCGAAGTATTTGGGATAGATCCGCTACAACacgtttcaaatcaacaatttcttccttcatcattgcaaattctctttgtctttcttaTTTCTCCCGTTTTTCCTCAATATTTCTTTATGTAAGGCCAAGAGTACTCGGCTTTAAGCCTAGGCCTACACCGCGCACTCGGCCTGGAAGATCAACGCCAAATGCTTCCACGAAAAGATCATTTTGGACAACACTCATCTCTCTCATTTCTGGGGGcaattcttccaatttctcGTCAAACTTATCCTACAAACCAATGTATAACAGGTTAACAACGGACATTCCAATAGATACCCAAGAATATGCATAAAATTTATAAACATTATTAATCTTGACAAATACTTACTATGATATCTGTTGTCACCTGATTTATGTAACTGCCATCTCTCCTTTGGTGGGTTTTCTTAAATACCTACACTCTAGTAGGATCTGCACCATCAGGGTGTTCAACTCACTGAACAAGAAGATATGATGGTTAGATCAAATATAATCACATCCATTTATGATATTACCAAATGTTCATGAGATGTGCATAAGAAAATTACCATCTCGTGTGCTACTTGTGCGAAACCCTTCCGGCCAGTTGTATGAGACACTTGTtggttctctctcctatttttgttAGCTATAGATTTTGCCTATCATATATCAAACCCATCATTAAAATATGTGTCATGCTTAattaagtaaaataaaattaggtCAATTCAttgtttaaaaaatatatatattacctGTCAGTCCTCAGATGTCCACTTCCCTATGAGGTACGCCCATTGATCAGCTGGAATGTCTACGGGATTAGTAGGGCGGGGAGCATTATAAAAATTAGGATattttctctctgtctcttttttCAGAGCTGCCTTGAAATCCCGCCATGAGTGGCTCATTCTCATGAAAATAACACGTTGGGCATCTTTCGAAACATTAAATTTTTCCTATTAAACAAATTCAATTAGTACAAGTctaaacccaaataaaaaatcaatacttACCTATGAAATTAGGTTAATCTTATAGTGAAAATAAGATGGGATATCACCATACCTCAATTTTCTTCCACACATCTTCTTTATGATGATTCAGAACCTTTCTCCAGTCAAGATAGTTTAATGGTAGTAGGGTTGGGATCCTAGCAAGTAGTCCAGAGTATGTGGATGCCTCAGCTGCATTAGTGCCAACTACAATGTCATGCTTGTCTAATTCCAAATCTTTCTTAGTAGAGCTAGTCCTTTCATTGATAGAAAGGCCTCTTGTGCGCCCTCTCTTACGACCTACAATTAAAAAATGTGACGGTTTTAGTGACTAATGTGCTGTCCAATTAATGCAATCAGCCtaattattaagtattcaaaaCTAGAAACCGAATGTTGTACTTGTAGATGACGATGACAATGATGCATTAGGGTCCCCAGAACTCTGTTGCTCAGCCATCACCTAAACATGCATTGGAACAAAATCACAATTATAGTAAGTATATGTGCTTGTCAAGTGCAAacttaaaacaaataaagagaagttaAGCACAATAAGCACCTTGCCATATGATGGTACCGTAACTTTCATAATAACCTATAAAAAGAGAAGGCCTAAAATCAATCATAAATTGACTATCAACACAAGAAATCAAATCAGAAGCAGCTTTGGAAACTATCGAAATGTAGAATAACAGAACAACTCAGGCCTAAAACCTATGATAATTATagcaattagaaaaaggaaaataagactCCATAAAAGACACCATTCTGGCATCACTATTTCATGCTTCTATATGCATgaacactattttttttttttttacatatatgCCCATCAAATGTGTTGGTTGTACAAGAGGATAGACGAAATTTGGCTGAGAAACAAGCTGAATTTGAATTGATGAAATTTGAATTGTAGATACAACCAAAACTGATGTCTGGAGCTTTGTTCATCTcttgttttatctttgcctctctctatctctttctctctctcaagtctcaacacaACCTTTCAAGGAGCTTTTCTATAAGAATGAGAGCCTCCAACAGAGTCCTCTATTCATTGTAACCGAATCTTATGGAGGGAAATTTGCTGTTACTAATGGACTGCCAGATGTAAAAGCCATTGAAGCTGGAGAATTGAAGTTTAAACTTGGAGGTAATTCAAACTGAATCTTTTCTTAATATCAGAAAAGTTTAAACCCTTTAGGTCTCACCATCACCAAACTTTGTAATTCAACTAGGACTGTTTTGATctaattttgtgtgtttttggATATTGTCTTTAGGTCTCACCATTACACCTTGTAAGCTGCCATTACAATCCTAATTAGTCCATTTCAATTCCCTTTATTGTATGCATATATGGGTGTTCTCCTCATACTTTCTATCTTCAGTTACTTGTAATGGATTACAGTGCAAAATTAAATTGTCCATTAACTCAAACTTTCCTTAAGCCCTAGCCAACAACCATCATACCAAAACCTAACCCCCTAGTTTTACTGCAAACTGTACTTTTTACTTTAGTTTTAATCCTTTTCCCACCCAAACAATTACTTTTCCTTCTCCTAAATTTGCCCATCTAATTGCTATTCTGGTTATTTTAGGATTGTTTTTACTCTCAATGGATTAAAAAGCTGATTCTTTGTAGGACCATAGTTCTATATGCGATGTGGGATGTCCAGTGGTTGTCAAGCATCAAATTGGTATGAAAACTTTAGTGCGTGACTTTCCTACATCACTCCTCCCCCTCATGTATTTctaaaactaattaaaattttagttttGCATATAATTCAAAACATCAATGAAGCAAATACAAGGAGAAAGAACGGTAACGAAGAATAAGTAAACATAGAATAGAAGAGGAGGAATAATGAAGAAGGATAAGGGAAAGGAGGATGAAACACCTGTAGATGTCCAGTGGTTGTCAAGCATCAAATTGGTATGAAAACTTTAGTGCGTGACTTTCCTACATCACTCCTCCCCCTCATGTATTTctaaaactaattaaaattttagttttGCATATAATTCAAAACATCAATGAAGCAAATACAAGGAGAAAGAACAGTAACGAAGAATAAGTAAACATAGAATAGAAGAGGAGGAATAATGAAGAAGGATAAGGGAAAGGAGGATGAAACACCTGTAATGATGTAACgtgagaagaaaggggaagagaagcaATCAGCTAACATGAATAGCATGATAGTAGCTCTCAGCAGCACATTAAGCCATAAAACTTTATTCAAATTCCAATCAATTTTATGTCTCCATAACTGGTTACATatataaggaaaataaagaaaagaaatcctaaATGGTTTCTAAAACTGGAAGCAAAATTTATTCAAACACTATCTCTATGATTCTATcaacattaataaaataataaatgaaattacaaaattacccaAAGAAATAAATTCCTATATCCTACATTTAACTGCATCAATGTCCCTCCTCCACAGATTTATTTACCATTATACCAAGATTATGTCTTCTTCTTGTTCAAGAACTTGGAACTTCCAACTAATTATGCAATTGCCACTACCTTTAAATTCGGAACTGTTTAGTGCTTGGGTGGGCCAATAGCGACACATAATCAGGATTTTGGAACTCAGGGTTCCATTAAAACCCCTTAAGAAACCAACCCTTGACCTTTCTAATACTTTCTATCAAAGGGAACCCTTTTAGCCCATTTTGAACATACTTCCAGCCCTAAAGAAAACTTAAGTAACCTACTAATCAGATCCACAGGTAAGGAACCTGGTCTCAAAGAACCTGCATGCCAAATTCCTTGGTTTTTACTCTTTAGCCTCCAATCCTTTGGCTATGTTTAGCTTCCCAGCAAGTGAAATTTAAGGAATACGAAGGCTCCATCTGTTGGGAAAAGTGaagtgaaataaagaaaatcctCAATTCTCCttgtcatgtttggttgtctacCAAGCATATTGCCAAGGGaagggtctctctctctccctctctctctctcatctacaAATACGATTAAGGCAATGAAAGGAACGATGGCGAGTAGCACTGGCGTTGGTCGACAAAATTTTTGAACCATCGAAGTTTTGCACACCTTAAAATATAGGTGGGTGACAAGGAAAATCTTAGTCCCTAAATAAATCCCTGTCCCTAGACACAAGCAACCCAACATAGCCTTTGGGTCTCCAACAAACATCAGGAATTCTTCTAGGTCCTGTAATAACATATTATCAATAACAAGAGATCACCTCATAGCAAGGTGTGGGTGTCGATTCggaaaatccccaaaaaatataCATGATTCTAGGACTAGGGGTATACagaacttttaaaaaaaattatacttatTATTAGTTATCTTAATATTATAAAATGTTATCAAACATATCAACTTTAAATGTAAAAAACAAAACTACGCcccaaataaaatattacattATCGACTCTTATTTCAAAACCATGGTTTGTAAAGAGGTATAATATGTTACCAAACGGTGGCTTATTGTTAAGGTCAACAGATTGGCCATGGATTCAGGGTCTAAAATGAATCCATATATAAACTATGATCATATATGGTTTTATGATCTAGTATAAACACAtgttcatacatatataaactAGATAAGCAAATCCATAGATAAACACAGAATGAATCGaagcagaaacagagagagcgagagagaaaggagagtttaagattaaaaaaaaaaaatttaaaacaatagAACTCAACtacaaaaaccctaaacaaaagaatattggacaaaaaacttgaaatactAACAACAGATCAAACACAAGAACTAATACTTTATGAGAAATCAAAACACGTAAGAAAAAAGCAGAGGAGAAGGGTTGAATGCGATCGAACCTTGTGGGACTTGCGAGAATTGGTATGGCTGATGAGAATCTCCAAAATCTTTTACTAATAGAATGCCTCCAATCTATTACGTACCTGGTGAAACACCAGGCTACTGTCGAATTCACCAGCTCAACTAGCAATAGTTGCCGATTCACCATTTCTCTGTCGTTTGAAAGAGATTTCAGAGAGGTTTGACGgttgagagaggaaaaagatttGAGAGAACTGATCGACTCACCGCTGCTCTGGAGTTTGAAAATACTTTTGAGagaactttgagagagagatggaaagagtgGGGGAAACGAAAaggtttttgagagagagatggaaattAAGCGCGGGGAAGTGAAAACgaattggggttttttttttttggaaacctATTATTTTATACGGCGTTTATTTATAAACGTCGTTGTATTGTGACATACAATGGCATTTTATTGAAAACGCcgtaataaaaatattaaatcatTATTAAATAGTAAGCTACAGTGGCGCTTGTTAGGGAAACGCCGCGAAAACTAATTTGTTTAACGGCGATTGTGTACAAACGTCGTTATATATTCATATATGACGACGTTTATACCTAAACGCCGTTATACCTTTATATATCACGGCATTTTTAACAAAATGTCGGTATATCTTCATATGTGACGACATTTGTAGAAAATGCCGCAATAGCTCAACCCAAAGTGTCGTCGTtgcaccaatttcttgtagtgagtATGATCAGATAAGTTTGGATTAACTAAAGCTTATCATCTTAATATATATTGATTTTCCTACTGTACATTCTACTACCATCATAAGATTCACTTGGACCAAGAACCTAGAAGGCTGGAATGTATACTAGATACTAGCTAGAGACGCTTCAGGAGAGACAACTTACTCCggttaaaagagaaaaatgtgTTACATTAGAAATTAATATAACTTTTTAATGTCTGGCTTGATCGGAATGTCTATGTTGATCTAAATGCTGAAATAGAAACAGAGGTAAAATTATTACTTGAGAATTCATATAGCTCACTCCCTGTGTGAAGGATTCCTGATGAGCAATCTGTGAAATTTATTTACCAGGCAATAAATACACCACTGTAAGCATTTATACGTAAGCTGGACGACGAAGGATTAGAAACACAAACTTAAGTGGAGAATCCATTACTTGTGCATTTGGACCAGGTTGAACTCCAACAACATCCCTTTTATCACCACTCTTTGTAGATCCCTTGGTATCACCCTATCAGAACCATAAATAGACAACAAGATGAGTAAACCATTCcaaacaatgaaaaaaaaaaatacaatgaacAGATGTCGGAGGACAGCAGAAAAACGAAAAAGAGCAGAGCTACAACATAAAGGGGAGAAAAAATACCTCCATCTACCGCAACACGTCCATCCACAAAAATCaaccaaggaaaaaagaaaacatcaaCGAGTTAAACTTTCCAAACTAGTCAAAGAGCACAAGATTGGAGATCGATGAAAAGAATAAGCAAACACAAgtgaacataaaaaagaaaattcaactAAACAAAAACCCCATAGAAGAAAGTTCACAAATTACCTCTCTGTTCCTATTCAGATACACCTTAAGGGGATCAATATAATCTTCGAAACCCAACGTCGCCATCGCCCAGAGCAGATCATCACCATTAAtcgtctttcttttttctcgcTGACATTTATCGCTTGCCCTAAACCACCGAcgggagagaaaaatagaaagagatcaAAGAGGAATAAGAACAGTAAGAGCTTACTACGTACCTCAGAGTAGGAGATGTTCCTCGAGCGGGAGGCCGAGAGCAACACCACCGTCGGCCTACAAGATGGTGGAGCTCCTGGCATGGTAGCCGGAGCAACACCAACCCTAGAATCGTCCCTTGATCCTCAATCGGCTGTTTTAGCCCCAAATGGTCCACAACGGCTGCAGCGGGAGCGAGGTTgaaagagatttgagagaaatcCGACAGAAAATGTGAAGATTAGAGAGGGACAGAGGGACGGTGATCAGTGCACAGGAAGTGAATAGTTTGGGTTGTCTGCTGAACCACAAATAGTCCAGAGCTTGCAGCGGAAGCAAGAGTGAAAGAGActgtgagagattgagagagatttgaaggagaatgagagagattgGGAGAGAAACGTgaggaattgggatttgagggAGAACCATCGTgatagattgagagagaaacgtgagggATTGGGATTTGAGAATTTAGAGAGGGTATCTTAGCGTGCAGCAAGAGGCGGGAAATGAAGAGAGCTTGGAGTTTTTGTGCGAAAAAAAGACATTATATTCAGCGGCGATTATTAATAAACGTCGTGATATTGTACCCCATATAACGGCATTTTTTACTAAACGCCCGAAAATACATATGTAGGGGATAAATATAGTATGATACTACGACATTTACAAATAAACGTTGCTGTATTGTTACATACCCCGGCAATTCAGAACAAACGCCCCCAAAGATTTATGATACTACGGCGTTTATTTGTATTGTTACATACCCCGGCAATTCAAACGCCCCCAACGATTTATGATACTACGGCGTTTATAAATAAATGCCGTTGTATTGTTACATACCCCGGCAGTTCAAACCAAACGCCTCCAAAGATGTATGTGTAGCGGCGATTACATATAAACGCCATGATTTCTACGTATTATACTTTATATACCGACGTTTGTTAGTAAACGCCGTCGAATATTCCTATATGACTGCGTTTATCGATAAATGCCGCTAATGTCCGTCTAAAAATGCCGCGACAgaccctttttcttgtagtgaacTGATAAACTTTATTGATTTTCTACTGTTAacgataaaaaataaaaatcatgtaAGAATTAAACTAAGCAATCAACATGGCGAGAACCATTGAACAAGAAAACACAACAATTAATCAAATATATGATAATGAGAAGATGCTCTTGCTCTCAAACCGGCCTTCTTAGTTGAtcttgtattttctcttttctatgaCGGCTAAGGTTAGCTACTAATGGGCATTGCTACAAATTTATAGACTAAGAGCAGAGACTACTTGTAATAGAGCACAACTAATGTCTCTCCCATAATAAGGCCAATTGTTAATAGACTCACATATCATTAACTTATATTTTACGGCATTAACTGAAAAGTTCACTTCCTATATTGGGCTCGATCCAACCAAATCCACCAATCAATACATTTCCACTAATCCAAGCCTATACAATGACTGTTTTAGCCCATTATCAAACATGATTTATCaccaacttaaaaaaataaaaggtgtaAGAAATGGGCCAATCTTGATTCGAATCAGGTGAGTCAGCTGATCCGATTCCCCCAACCCTGTTTGAGACAAGACTTCAAGTTCATCCCAAAAACACCTCCAGAAAGACAAATTTTGTTATACGCATAATTGTAATAACGACTTCATTATTATTTTGATGTCCGCATTTACAATTGACAACATAGGATTGAACTGTAAGTGTCGTGGATAACAATGCAGGCATACGGAGGAGGGGGATTTGGTTAATCAGTTTCAATCGGATGGAGGTTTTTTGGAAGATAATCGAGTGAATGCCGGTTTGGGCACTGATATAGTGGAGAAATGCTCCGTTTGTttaggtggggtgggaaaatgctgatgtggcacttcaaaatcccaccctaatcttgtttggttaatttggaatggtgaacttacaaaagctcaatAGACATTATTAATTGTTTTGTCTGCTGATATGGTAGCTCAAAATTTCATCCCTTTTGGTTAATGTTCATAGAAAAAGTAACTTCACCTCAACATTTTTACTCCAACAAAATcccaccaacatgtgggtcccatcttcCTGACAATCCCATCCCACCTTCTCCTCTAAAACAAACAGGGCCTAAAAGAGAAAACACCAAAAGCCATTAAGGCTATCCCACCAAAGAAGAGATCCTAGTTGAAGGGACTAAAAACAAGCAACAACAAAGTGGGGAGGGACCAAACAGCAAATCAAAGAGGATACAACAAAATTGGGGAAGAGGGGAGAGGAGGAAACAAGGACTCAAGGAGCAAAGATAATACAACAAAATTATGGGGgtgaggggggagagagaaataagACGAAGATCCCATGAATAGGCAAAGATGTCTACTTCTATTAGCTATCTGGGCAAGCTACGCTGTTAATTAAGGAACATTTTATTTCTAATTTCATGTCCAAGATCTGATTAAGGGGCAATtgctatcactaccctacactgtTAATTAGCTATCTGGGCAAGCTAcacttcttttctgaaactaccctgcttttaaacttttacatctccttctacccacatgtttttaaatacccagattgtccttccttttcacctagtaacctgctaatctatttaatcTACCAGTCATCTTCTAcaaagcacccacccgctttTACTCTCTCCagttttttactccattcggttattttttttttttgtttattcttcaatctttctatttaattaattttttattcaaaatttcatcttcatcgttcttcttcgaacagatcatggttctaagtatcggtatcgtatcacccGTAATGGGTGATACATACCGgctttgctagtcaccgataccgataccgataccgtatcagtagcatggtacgaacaaggggtaaaatggtcagataACTCATTCCTTAAGGAGATTCAGTGGTAATTTTGCTCGATACAGCCGAACCAGGCTGATACTGTATCGATTTTGCAGGTTACCAATACCTgttctgataccgtgcactaaaaccatgaaagAGATCGACTCTCTTTttacaaatggcaaaaaaacTAAACGCTAATCAGAATATTACTACATATTACATAAAGATCCATAATACAACCAATGCTACGATCGTTAACCATGCGAACAGCATAGCACTGGACGAAACTGTTGTGACAAGTAGCCGTTGGGGAAATCTCTACAAATGGTGCAATGGGCAAGAAATTCAGTTTACAAACTCTGAGGCTAGAAGGATTTGTCTTTGGAACAGCTTCCTCAGCATACCAGGTTCAGTCCAAATgaattaccccccccccccccccgcggcAACCTTATGAGAATATAACAATGAATGATATGATACTTACGACGTATTGTGTGGTAGTTTGAAGGAGCTGTGCATGAAGGGAATAAGGGAATCAGCATATGGGACACTTTCACACAACGACCATGTTTGATCCAAGTGAAGAGAACAAGTTCGTCCAATGTCCCTCAAACGTCGAAAATATCATCTATCACGTAGACAAGTGAGATGATTTTCGTCAACTCGATTCTAATTAAGCTTTGAGAACTTTGGATCTGGAAGGACCACCATGGCCCACATGTACCATTTTAGTGGTTGGTTTCTAGCGAACTTTAGCTCCTGTGATAGTCCCAATTCTCTCCACCATCTAATCATATGCCAAAAACTATGAAATTACTATtacggccttttttttttttttttcattgaatagaaatatattaaagaaggcaaaaacaaaaaagttggTGATGAtacaacaaaaacaagaatAGATCATCTCCACATACAAGCGCAGGTGAACatacatctcagagccaatcatattttagattttatttctataaaaacccttcctccccttgtaaatggcaaaaataggatagGTGGTTGAGTCTTACATATATGTTCACCCATTGGTACGTATAGAGAAACCGAACTCACAAAAACTAGGGGAGGTGAGAGAAAAAGGGGAGGACCCATGAAGTGGCAAGATGCATATATATTCCTCTGAGTGTCAAGGCAAATAACACAATTgtgaagaattttatttttaatcaagAAAGAAATTGGGTCCTAGATCTGTTTAATGGTATGAGAGGAGGATGTCcatcttcttttatattttttctatcAGATATAGTAAATCACTGCACTGAAAACCAACTTTCCAAGAGTGTCACAAGAAGTTTTACTATTAAAATTATCAGATTCCACCTCCAACATTGTCAAAGTTAAGG encodes:
- the LOC122639521 gene encoding nuclear transcription factor Y subunit B-10-like: MATLGFEDYIDPLKVYLNRNREMEGDTKGSTKSGDKRDVVGVQPGPNAQIAHQESFTQGVSYMNSQVIILPLFLFQHLDQHRHSDQARH